The sequence below is a genomic window from Dermacentor albipictus isolate Rhodes 1998 colony chromosome 2, USDA_Dalb.pri_finalv2, whole genome shotgun sequence.
AAACGAGGTGTTTGCATCGGCAGGATATGCCGAAGGCCACCACGGGTTACAACGTCGTCTGCAGCTCCGAGAAAAAGGAGCAAGACGCGCCAATCTCAGACAAAAACTACCCCAACGATCTTTTTAATTGCAAGTTCTTTGGCGCATAAGCCTAACGGTACGCCTTCCTTGTACGCCACGGAAGGGGGCAGTTCTGTCTATCGCAGCGGATACCCAACCAGGTTTGAAGGTAGTTCAGAAAGTCCCGCTGCATTAAGGAAAGTTAGCACTGACACCAAAACGCGCCTATATCCTACAGTCACTGCGAGCATATCTGCAGGTAGGTCATTCAACCCAGCTTCAGGGGTACATTTTACTACAAGAGAAAAGCTTTTCTTCGAACAGCAGGGCTCAGATACTAACGGTGGACATGCAGCAAGCTCTAAAAAATTCCCGCCTAAAATAGAGGCAAACAAAGAAGCATATTCACGCACGCAAGAACACGCAGAAAATACAACCATGGCACCAGCGACTAAGAATACTTCCCCACAAGGCACAATGAAATTTGAAGTCACATCGATAGAGCCTCACCTAGGTGAAGAATGGCTGATGGAGTCAAATGACTCATTCAAATCCATGCTTGGTACAATGCCTTCTATAAGGAAGCAGCCAGTGACGAAATCTGATACTGGAGACGAACAAGGAATAGATCAAAAAGCAGACCTTCGCTGTCATGAAACCAGCAGTGAAAACATTGTTCGGTCATTAACACCAAAAGGATATTACACGACTTCTACGGTCTGTCCTACCAGCGAATCGGCGAGTGCTTTATTCACTGTGTTATCAGAAGCCTCACAGTTTTCGAGAGCAGTCAATAACCACAGCAGCGCTACGGCTTCACGTCATATTGCGAAAGAAACTTCTGATGACGACATGGCTGGAACACTTACCACTGAAGTGTTAACTGTTCAGACCGCTTCTGTTGATGATCACGAGAAAACAAAAGCAGAGGAGCAGAAAACAACATCATCAGCTAGAAAAGCAGACGCTGTGATCAACTCAAAAGAAGGAAGTGATACCTTTATCGCGAAGTCCGCCACTCCAGTGTCGAGGACGGAAGAAAGGCATGAAATGTCGCCTGAAAATACCCTACTTATTAAGTCTACGTTAGCGTATCATACAGAAATCGTGTCTGCAGCGAGTACCCCAATGTTGATCACCCCACGCTTCGTTACGACATCGACTTCAGCATTTCGCGGAATTGACTTTGCACACAAGCATCGTGCTGAAACTGCGCATCAAAACGCTTCCCAAATTGCAGAGTGTGAACGCTTTCGCAGAATTTTGACTTTTCTTGTGGATCAAACACGGCCTATGGCGGATTTCAGAGCCACCACAGTCACCACAACGCTTGATGCTGAGGTCGATGCACCTTTCATACCAGACACCAAATTAGCTGCGACAGACATCTTCGTAGCGCCGTTTGCGCAGACAACCTCGGCCGATCGAAATCGCCTTGGTGCCTTAGAAGCACCCATGAAGGGCCGAGAACCCTTCATTGTTTTTACTGACTTTTTCCAGAAGTTCGCAACTCGATCAATGACTAATTCAACCACTCTGCCGACTCGGGATAACATACGTTCGCTCGGTAAGTGAGCTCCTGATTGGTTGATTGCAAATTGGTGGACGGCTTCATGGACAGCTGAATACACTATCGGATTCCACTTGTTCAGGGAACACGCATTAGAGGGCCAACGAGAGCAGCCTTAGCCTCGAGCCAATATTTCAAAATACGACCCTTTCTTCGTGTGAGCCCTTAGGCACAGGCGGTTGTAAAATGTTGTCTCGAAGCGGTTGCTTCCATTGATCGCCTACCGTTAATCGATTATCTTCCTGTGATGTCGTTGCCTTGTACGGTGTTGACAGATTTCGCATatcgaaagaaaaagaatattgcATGAGGTTCTCGTCATGCCGATTGCATACGAAGCTGCAGATATCAACGAGTGGTGTATATTATCCGACAAAGTCATTGTAATAAAATATGCTCATATTTTTCAAAATTTTGTGACAGAAAGCAGTTCTTGTTCATCGTGACGCTTGTTTTAGCACGGCTAATTGTTATTACAGCACTATTTTAAGCAAAATTTTCCAGAAAAGGTGTGTCTTGTGCATCCGTCCATTCGTTTGTGCCATTAAACTAACGAAGACCTAATCAACGTGTTTTTGTTGTCGCCATGCCGCTTTGTCATCTCCATCTTCAGCATTGGCACAAGGCAACAGAAAGTAAATAAACATTTGTTCTCAGCCTGCACCACTTAGTTGGGAAGCGTCGTCATTAAACCAATGGGTATTATTTACTGTGGCGCCCTCACCAGCAAGTTATCGCGCAAGGTATGTTTTTATTATTGCATGTaggacaaaaaataataatattgtaGTGAAAACATGGCTACACAGTGACAAATGGCCGAGCAGAACATACAGATGCCTCCAACAAGTGCGTGAGCAGCTATCGAGTGGGAAGCTCGAGCGGCATTTAGAGTGTGGCCACTCATGTAGACAAGTAACGAGAAACAATCGCAGCATCCGAGATCAGCAGCGTATCCGAAACCAAGATATTGAAAGCCACGGTGCAGTCGCTAGTCTCAAAATGTTACTGCTGATGAATCTAGGCGGGTGCTTTGTAACGCTGTTTTATAAGCTTTCAACGCCCAGGGAATTACAGGACTATTTCAGGGAGGAGCTCTTTCGTGAGCTAGTGTGCTAGAAGGCTGCCTGTAATCTGTGCGAGTTGCCAATGCAGACTTGTCTGAGGACGTTACGTTCAGGGTTTCCTGTATGAACACTAGGTTGTCAGTTGGCTGGATGGTTATATAATGCGATTATATGTCGAGTGCGGCTTTGTAAGcacgcaggtgaaaaaaaaaaaagaagctatagaAGTTCGAACAGGCGGATTTTATTATTTATTCTGCGTAATAAAAAACAGAGCGAACATATGGAAAACGAGGAGCAAGATGCATAACCAGAAGTCTTTTGTCTGTTCCTTTTCATACGCTCTCGCTTCTATGTGCAGTATTTCGCTCTATGCGTACATACACAACTAAGCAAGGTTCCCCGAAAAGTGATTCGTGCGTTTCCGTTCTGATTTCAGTCCATATGCGCTAATGCGCCTAAAGATGCTGGCGATTCAGATGGAAGTGTACGGGCACCTGTGTGGACGGACGGTAGTACTGTGTTTGTGCAAACGCCACCTTGAGGCTTCACATGGACTAAATGGACAAAAAATAGCTATTAAATATCAGGACCTAGCAAGTGCGCCAAAACTTAGGAATAAGGAGAGCGCTATACATCACGGGTGATAAAATAACGTAATATGGGGGCGCTACAGCGTAAAACTACTGCAAACTTTTCTGttcgaattctgcaatcagccctccgcgattggtcaaaaacttttttgaaccacccccacttcacctgtctgtcacgctacgtcacgaaaaccgcgatagctccctatctgatgtgacatgtacacactgattatgcatagtttgactgaacaaaagaaaggcagttatttcttattcgacgccttttcgccattagccttcggctattggccAGAAATTTTCGGGcttcacccacttcacctgcctgtaacgcgatgtcacaaaaccgcaaaacctTACCGCGGCAAAGTGGCgcgtatgcgttaaagatgcattaatatggcgAGAAAAACTGAATCTGAACAGccgcaggctgcctcgttccgaaaaagaaaaaaatatggctgccgccgatcgcgcaggcactggctactcgcacctcccggctagcatgggtttatttgcgtatattaAATGCTTTTTCCGTCGCGCTGtaaagttttcgagcactttcggcacgtttgcgaccacgttctgccaactattccaTGGTGAGGATAAGTTTTcgcatcattcttaagcttccgttgcacgccgccgccatTCTTGGCctgccaccgcaagctaagtaaggaaaagcggaccaatcgcacatGCCAgccccaccctcttcatccggttatcgatattcagtgcagtggctaggccccatcgaatccctctccacttgagcgtgctcctctccTCCCGTTAGCCAATTGGATAAGACAAGCTGCTAAGTGccggcaatgttattcgtttttcaagccaacaaaagttacttcctatgaacgaggagagcgttttattggtctgttcagacagccCTGCTGGTggccacccgatgcttgcgttggcagTTACGCATGTCTCACGTCAGGAGATTTGAATAATAA
It includes:
- the LOC135913076 gene encoding mucin-5AC-like produces the protein MPNMAAANTFLLLATVQAVAFVSYEWNATLMLVLVQRLTSETDSWEIGECNSSKCIKTRPLTLTSVATETTITKRSLRPNKGQTSPSRGRRKGKCTRATKRTESVTRSCRYRCLGKPLKLEVEPDGTPCRPSPRRRGFCFQGRCQKKHPETETPEEPKTVTPDQQHYLRPLNCSHTKKKTTSDGAVRTCSFICKTEKARFLVIEEKGTPCVGSRGKRGVCIGRICRRPPRVTTSSAAPRKRSKTRQSQTKTTPTIFLIASSLAHKPNGTPSLYATEGGSSVYRSGYPTRFEGSSESPAALRKVSTDTKTRLYPTVTASISAGRSFNPASGVHFTTREKLFFEQQGSDTNGGHAASSKKFPPKIEANKEAYSRTQEHAENTTMAPATKNTSPQGTMKFEVTSIEPHLGEEWLMESNDSFKSMLGTMPSIRKQPVTKSDTGDEQGIDQKADLRCHETSSENIVRSLTPKGYYTTSTVCPTSESASALFTVLSEASQFSRAVNNHSSATASRHIAKETSDDDMAGTLTTEVLTVQTASVDDHEKTKAEEQKTTSSARKADAVINSKEGSDTFIAKSATPVSRTEERHEMSPENTLLIKSTLAYHTEIVSAASTPMLITPRFVTTSTSAFRGIDFAHKHRAETAHQNASQIAECERFRRILTFLVDQTRPMADFRATTVTTTLDAEVDAPFIPDTKLAATDIFVAPFAQTTSADRNRLGALEAPMKGREPFIVFTDFFQKFATRSMTNSTTLPTRDNIRSLGK